A genomic stretch from Argonema galeatum A003/A1 includes:
- a CDS encoding S-(hydroxymethyl)glutathione dehydrogenase/class III alcohol dehydrogenase: MDVKAAVAFEAGKPLSIETVQLEGPKEGEVLVEIKATGVCHTDAYTLSGADPEGLFPAILGHEGAGVVVEVGSGVTSVKPGDRIIPLYIPECRNCKYCLSRKTNLCQAIRTTQGRGVMPDGTSRFSINGQPLHHYMGTSTFANYTVLPEIAVAKIREDAPFDKVCLIGCGVTTGIGAVINTAKVEPGANVVVFGLGGVGLNVIQGARMVGANMIVGVDLNPAKRTLAEKFGMTHFVNTQEIDGDLVSYLVELTGGGADYSFECIGNVNVMRQALECCHKGWGVSVVVGVAGAGQEISTRPFQLVTGRVWKGTAFGGARGRTDVPQIVDWYMNGLINIDNQVTHVMPITQINEAFALMHEGKSIRTVLTF, encoded by the coding sequence GTGGACGTAAAAGCTGCTGTTGCTTTTGAGGCTGGTAAACCGTTAAGCATCGAAACTGTACAATTAGAAGGGCCTAAAGAGGGAGAAGTCCTCGTCGAAATCAAAGCCACCGGAGTCTGTCATACCGATGCTTACACTCTCTCTGGGGCCGATCCGGAAGGCTTATTTCCCGCCATTTTAGGTCATGAAGGTGCAGGGGTTGTCGTTGAAGTGGGGTCTGGTGTGACAAGCGTTAAACCGGGCGATCGCATTATTCCCCTTTACATCCCAGAATGCCGCAATTGCAAATACTGTCTCAGCAGAAAAACTAATCTTTGTCAAGCAATTCGCACAACTCAAGGGCGTGGCGTGATGCCAGATGGTACGAGTCGCTTCTCAATAAATGGGCAACCGCTCCATCACTATATGGGTACATCCACCTTTGCCAACTATACTGTATTGCCAGAAATTGCGGTAGCCAAAATTCGCGAAGATGCCCCTTTTGATAAAGTTTGTTTAATAGGTTGTGGCGTTACAACAGGCATCGGTGCAGTTATTAATACTGCCAAAGTTGAGCCAGGAGCAAATGTTGTTGTTTTTGGTTTGGGTGGGGTGGGTTTGAATGTCATTCAAGGCGCACGCATGGTGGGGGCGAACATGATTGTGGGCGTCGATCTAAATCCTGCTAAGCGAACTTTAGCCGAGAAATTTGGCATGACTCACTTTGTCAATACTCAAGAAATTGATGGCGATTTGGTATCTTATCTGGTAGAGTTAACGGGCGGTGGTGCAGATTATAGTTTTGAATGTATTGGCAATGTTAATGTGATGCGACAAGCCTTGGAATGCTGTCACAAAGGTTGGGGTGTAAGTGTTGTTGTTGGTGTGGCTGGTGCGGGACAAGAAATTAGTACTCGTCCATTTCAATTAGTAACCGGACGAGTTTGGAAAGGTACTGCTTTTGGAGGTGCAAGAGGTCGCACTGATGTGCCTCAAATTGTGGACTGGTACATGAATGGTTTGATTAATATTGATAACCAAGTGACTCATGTTATGCCGATTACGCAGATTAATGAGGCTTTTGCGTTGATGCACGAAGGAAAGTCCATTCGCACGGTTTTGACGTTTTAG
- a CDS encoding CHAT domain-containing protein, producing MRSLPTSSPPLRLVREPLPQSPLVTQFAIVRGALPESLYLIASPADPGTACPSTPGIPSVVGLKLGTKCLTISSAISGNSGQLIAYDDYSSSTNRGITNPGGQSPKLPFLIHQPSNTSEATPTLDRPTEGGANGDSTPGAGNGGQSIASGDNGNVLPSTNQPSNTSEATPTLEKPTDGGSNNPDTSPPTSPSIYTPPNVPEPTNELNTPSNGGSNDSSIAQGTQPSTLGEQNNPNNSITTSTEQASQPSTSPTQSNQNTATSTGTTQTPTSPTQSNQNTSTSTGTTQTRTSPTQSNQSSTTSTGTTQTRTSPTQSNQSSTTSTGTSQQNQPTQSTGQTNQNSTASNSTSQPNRPSTSPGRTNQTDPKIAQKMQECEQQVDSLKGMNLGNRTQVTYEKLIRCYEQNLAIAKEHNNRQWEQYAVNNLAVSYFVIGDYANSIKYHKEHLELARKMENRLGEALALGGLGAAYGAIGNYKKAIKYYNESLAITEAIPALEWEGPTKRNLGNAYLAQGNYDKAIEYQEQSLALVRQNKDRYGEAQALGNLGNVYTALGNFPRAIEYHQQSLVIAREIGDRLQEAQALLNVGSTYSAAGEYDKALEYHKQSLSIVQELRARLGEGIALTNLGDALFHLRQLIESEKNLFAGVEVWESLRAGLGISNDSDANKVSIFEIQSTTYRNLQEVLSDQSKINAALEVSEQGRARAYADLLAIRLGYTSGDRTTIDPPNIEKIKQIAKAQNATLVEYAITYSVFDVQGKRQAKESELFIWVIKPTGEVAFRRIDLKPLWQQQNISLADLVSTSRESIGVGGRGLFVSATVADKPGNQAQQLKQLHQLLIQPIADLLPENPEDRVIFVPQESLFLVPFAALQDASGKYLIEQHTISIAPAIQVLDLTHKQRQQVSENDVLVVGNPTMPSIPGKSGEPPQQLPSLPGAEREATAIATLLNTQAITGDRATKASIVQKMSNARIIHLATHGLLDDFRQLGMPGAIALAPSGKDDGLLTSSEILKLKLNAELVVLSACDTGRGKITGDGVIGLSRALIAAGVPSVIVSLWSVPDAPTAELMTEFYRQLQKNPDKVQALRQAMLATIKNHPDPKNWAAFTLIGSPD from the coding sequence GTGCGATCGCTACCCACAAGCAGTCCTCCCCTTAGACTGGTGAGGGAACCTCTACCGCAGTCGCCTTTGGTAACACAATTTGCGATCGTCAGAGGAGCTTTGCCAGAATCACTATATTTAATTGCTTCCCCTGCCGATCCCGGTACTGCCTGTCCCAGCACTCCTGGTATCCCTAGTGTGGTGGGACTAAAGCTGGGGACAAAATGCCTGACAATTTCTTCAGCAATATCAGGTAATTCTGGACAATTGATCGCATACGATGATTACTCCTCATCAACCAACCGTGGAATCACAAATCCAGGAGGTCAGTCGCCAAAACTGCCTTTCCTCATCCATCAGCCTTCAAACACATCCGAGGCAACCCCAACGCTTGATAGGCCAACAGAAGGTGGCGCTAATGGTGACTCAACACCGGGCGCGGGTAATGGCGGACAATCGATCGCATCCGGCGATAATGGTAATGTATTGCCTTCAACCAATCAGCCTTCAAACACATCTGAGGCAACCCCAACGCTTGAGAAGCCTACAGATGGTGGCTCGAATAATCCCGACACTTCCCCTCCCACAAGTCCCAGTATTTACACTCCTCCAAATGTGCCTGAGCCGACCAACGAGCTTAACACGCCATCAAATGGTGGCTCAAATGATTCCTCAATAGCTCAAGGTACTCAGCCCTCGACATTAGGAGAGCAAAATAATCCCAACAATTCCATTACTACTTCAACAGAGCAAGCAAGTCAGCCTTCAACATCGCCAACACAATCAAATCAAAATACCGCAACTTCAACAGGCACAACTCAAACCCCAACATCACCAACACAATCAAATCAAAATACCTCAACTTCAACAGGCACAACTCAAACCAGAACATCGCCAACACAATCAAATCAAAGCAGTACAACTTCAACAGGCACAACTCAAACCAGAACATCGCCAACACAATCAAATCAAAGCAGTACAACTTCAACTGGAACAAGTCAACAAAATCAGCCCACGCAATCAACAGGACAAACTAATCAAAACAGTACTGCTTCTAATTCAACAAGTCAGCCAAATCGACCATCAACATCGCCAGGAAGAACTAATCAAACCGATCCTAAAATCGCACAAAAAATGCAAGAGTGCGAACAACAAGTCGATTCTCTCAAAGGGATGAATCTGGGTAATCGTACTCAGGTAACCTATGAAAAACTAATTCGGTGTTACGAGCAGAATTTAGCGATCGCTAAAGAACACAATAATCGACAGTGGGAACAGTATGCGGTGAATAATTTGGCGGTAAGTTACTTTGTCATAGGAGATTACGCTAACTCCATTAAATACCATAAAGAGCATTTAGAATTAGCGCGTAAAATGGAAAATCGCCTGGGAGAAGCTTTAGCTTTAGGAGGTTTAGGAGCGGCTTATGGAGCAATTGGAAATTATAAGAAAGCGATTAAATATTATAATGAAAGTTTAGCAATTACGGAAGCAATACCCGCGCTAGAGTGGGAGGGGCCAACAAAGAGAAATCTCGGTAATGCTTACCTTGCCCAAGGAAACTATGACAAAGCGATCGAATATCAGGAGCAGAGTTTAGCCCTGGTGCGACAAAATAAAGACCGCTACGGGGAGGCACAGGCGCTAGGAAATTTGGGCAATGTCTACACTGCTTTGGGTAACTTTCCACGTGCGATCGAATACCACCAGCAGAGTTTGGTTATCGCCAGGGAAATAGGCGATCGCCTACAAGAAGCACAAGCGTTGTTGAATGTGGGCAGTACCTACTCTGCTGCGGGTGAATATGACAAAGCGCTTGAATACCATAAACAAAGTTTATCGATAGTTCAGGAACTCCGCGCCCGTTTAGGAGAAGGAATTGCTCTGACTAATTTGGGTGATGCTTTGTTTCACTTGCGTCAACTGATCGAATCTGAAAAAAACCTATTTGCTGGCGTTGAAGTTTGGGAATCTCTGCGAGCTGGATTAGGAATTAGTAATGATTCTGATGCTAACAAAGTATCAATTTTTGAAATCCAATCTACTACATATCGTAATCTTCAAGAAGTACTGAGCGACCAGAGTAAAATCAATGCAGCGTTGGAAGTGTCCGAACAGGGACGAGCCCGCGCCTACGCTGATTTATTAGCCATACGGCTAGGATATACTTCAGGCGATCGCACAACCATAGATCCACCCAACATTGAGAAAATCAAACAAATTGCTAAAGCTCAAAATGCCACACTTGTAGAATATGCTATTACTTATAGTGTTTTTGACGTTCAAGGAAAGCGACAAGCCAAGGAATCCGAACTCTTTATCTGGGTAATCAAACCAACAGGTGAAGTTGCCTTTCGTCGCATCGACCTAAAACCTCTATGGCAGCAACAAAATATCTCTTTAGCAGACTTAGTTTCGACTAGCCGCGAATCGATAGGTGTGGGGGGTCGCGGCTTATTTGTATCGGCAACAGTAGCAGATAAACCTGGTAACCAAGCGCAACAACTTAAACAACTTCATCAACTATTAATCCAGCCAATTGCTGACCTGCTACCAGAAAATCCAGAAGATCGCGTAATTTTCGTGCCACAAGAATCTCTATTTCTCGTTCCCTTTGCCGCTTTGCAAGATGCTTCTGGTAAATACTTGATCGAACAACATACCATCTCGATCGCTCCAGCAATTCAAGTACTAGATTTAACTCATAAGCAACGGCAACAAGTCTCAGAAAATGATGTACTTGTGGTTGGCAATCCTACCATGCCTAGCATTCCAGGCAAATCAGGAGAACCACCGCAACAGCTGCCGAGTTTACCGGGTGCAGAGCGGGAAGCTACGGCTATTGCTACTCTGTTAAATACCCAAGCCATCACTGGCGATCGGGCCACCAAAGCATCTATAGTGCAAAAGATGTCCAACGCCAGAATTATTCATCTGGCTACACACGGATTGCTCGATGATTTTAGACAATTGGGTATGCCCGGTGCGATCGCACTAGCGCCATCCGGTAAAGATGACGGACTGCTCACATCCAGCGAAATACTAAAATTGAAGCTAAACGCCGAATTAGTTGTCCTGAGTGCCTGTGACACAGGCAGAGGCAAAATTACCGGCGATGGCGTTATTGGTCTGTCACGCGCCTTAATTGCCGCAGGCGTTCCCAGCGTCATCGTCTCCCTGTGGTCTGTTCCAGATGCCCCCACCGCAGAATTAATGACCGAATTTTATCGCCAGCTGCAAAAGAATCCCGATAAAGTCCAAGCTTTGCGACAAGCGATGCTGGCAACAATCAAAAACCACCCCGATCCGAAGAATTGGGCAGCATTTACCCTCATTGGTTCCCCTGATTAA
- a CDS encoding tetratricopeptide repeat protein, which translates to MRKRWLFPLLLSLSLVTIPLLAVGQTIDELFQQGKVAIESRNYSQAESIYRQAIQLYPNNAVTYYKLGNALYNQKKLEEAVENYRRAIQLDPNYAAAYHDLGIVLYSQKKLDEAIANYHRAIQLDPNSAITYVSLGNVLDDQKKSEEAIANYRRAIQLDPNSVYAYFNMGVALSRENNIEEAIASYRRAIQLDPNYAVAYNGLGNALIQQGKLDEALINYRRAIQLDPNLGAAYNGLGVALRQQGKLDEALINYRRAIQLDPNNANAYIGLGNALSDQKKLDEAIASYRQALRLPEDTTTTPASVHTSAHNNLGLVLQQQGKIEEAIAEFKQSITLDPNFVYAQNNLKEAERLLALRRNPQSIIVDDRQWLPSREKNPLVDIYRSVVWISADIPAGRNTGAGWVVKREGNKVWIITNRHVVSDAEGTRQPSENIEIEFYSEPPNGQFRRRYKAQLSKITNPDDSLDLAVLEVTGIPDDIKPLQMYSGIVSNTTLVRVIGHPNNGRYWSQVRGEISNVNPNETTLQIDANLAQGNSGGPVIDLENRVVVGVMVQITDGNQALDAADTNRDQPPTTGGFGFAYRIDVVMEKLRNWGILK; encoded by the coding sequence GTGCGGAAACGTTGGTTATTTCCTCTCCTGTTGAGTTTATCTCTGGTAACGATACCTCTGTTGGCTGTTGGACAGACGATTGATGAGTTGTTTCAGCAAGGTAAGGTAGCGATAGAGTCTAGGAACTATTCTCAGGCGGAAAGTATTTATCGCCAAGCTATTCAACTCTATCCAAATAATGCTGTTACTTACTACAAGCTGGGCAATGCGCTGTACAACCAGAAGAAACTCGAAGAAGCAGTAGAGAACTATCGCCGCGCCATCCAACTCGACCCCAATTATGCTGCTGCTTACCACGATCTGGGCATTGTGTTGTATTCCCAGAAGAAATTGGATGAAGCAATAGCCAACTATCACCGCGCCATCCAACTCGACCCTAACTCTGCGATTACTTACGTCAGTCTGGGCAATGTGCTTGATGACCAGAAAAAATCGGAAGAAGCAATAGCCAACTATCGCCGCGCTATCCAACTCGACCCCAATTCTGTTTACGCTTACTTCAATATGGGTGTTGCGCTTTCTCGCGAAAATAATATTGAAGAAGCGATTGCATCCTATCGCCGCGCCATTCAACTCGACCCCAACTATGCTGTTGCTTATAATGGTCTAGGCAATGCGCTGATACAGCAGGGTAAACTCGATGAAGCATTAATCAACTATCGCCGTGCCATCCAACTCGACCCCAACTTAGGTGCTGCTTATAATGGTCTAGGCGTTGCGCTGAGACAGCAGGGTAAACTCGATGAAGCATTAATCAACTATCGCCGCGCCATCCAACTCGACCCCAACAATGCTAATGCTTACATCGGTCTGGGCAATGCGCTGAGTGACCAGAAGAAACTCGATGAAGCGATCGCATCCTATCGCCAAGCATTGAGATTACCAGAAGATACAACTACAACTCCAGCCAGCGTTCATACTTCAGCGCACAATAATTTAGGCTTAGTACTCCAGCAACAAGGGAAAATAGAAGAAGCAATTGCAGAATTTAAACAATCAATCACCTTAGACCCCAACTTCGTATATGCCCAAAACAATCTCAAAGAAGCAGAACGCCTACTAGCATTACGGCGAAATCCCCAATCAATCATAGTAGATGACAGACAATGGTTGCCTAGTCGAGAAAAAAACCCCTTAGTAGATATTTATCGGTCTGTTGTGTGGATTAGCGCCGATATTCCTGCCGGTAGAAATACTGGCGCTGGTTGGGTCGTTAAACGTGAAGGAAACAAAGTTTGGATTATCACCAATCGCCACGTCGTCAGTGATGCTGAAGGTACGAGACAACCCAGCGAAAATATTGAGATAGAATTTTACAGTGAACCGCCTAACGGCCAATTCCGTCGCCGCTACAAGGCACAACTTTCCAAGATTACCAATCCCGATGACTCCCTGGATTTAGCTGTTTTAGAAGTTACAGGCATTCCCGATGATATCAAGCCATTGCAAATGTATTCAGGCATAGTCAGCAACACCACCCTAGTTCGCGTAATTGGACATCCCAATAACGGTCGTTATTGGAGTCAAGTTCGCGGAGAAATTAGCAACGTTAACCCCAATGAAACCACACTACAAATAGATGCTAACCTCGCTCAAGGCAATTCTGGTGGCCCGGTAATTGACCTAGAAAATCGTGTTGTTGTTGGGGTCATGGTTCAGATTACTGATGGCAACCAAGCTTTAGATGCTGCTGACACCAATCGCGACCAACCCCCAACGACAGGTGGCTTTGGTTTCGCTTATCGTATCGATGTTGTGATGGAAAAATTGCGTAATTGGGGAATCTTGAAATGA
- the fghA gene encoding S-formylglutathione hydrolase — MSASLNLISESACFGGTIGFYSHHSQACNSEMKFAVYQPPQAKLRSVPVLYFLSGLTCTEENFMVKAGALRFAAEYGLMLVAPDTSPRHTGIAGEDDDWDLGTGAGFYVDATIGPWKAHYRMYSYVVDELPAAIAQNFPAIPERQGIFGHSMGGHGALICALKNRDRYLSVSAFAPISAPMRCPWGQKAFSHYLGTDMETWRAYDASELVLTTKCDRPILIDQGTADVFLAKQQLLPEVFEQACAKAGVPLMLRMQEGYDHSYYFIATFMEDHIRHHAAVLCQ; from the coding sequence ATGTCTGCATCTCTCAACCTTATCAGCGAATCGGCTTGCTTTGGCGGTACAATTGGCTTTTACAGTCATCACTCCCAAGCTTGCAATAGCGAAATGAAATTCGCTGTGTACCAACCACCGCAAGCCAAATTACGATCGGTCCCTGTTCTCTACTTTCTCTCTGGTTTAACCTGCACTGAAGAAAACTTTATGGTGAAGGCGGGGGCGCTGCGATTTGCGGCTGAATACGGGTTGATGCTGGTAGCGCCGGATACTAGCCCTCGCCATACGGGGATTGCGGGTGAGGATGATGATTGGGATTTGGGTACGGGTGCGGGTTTTTACGTTGATGCCACGATCGGGCCTTGGAAAGCGCACTATCGGATGTACAGTTATGTGGTGGATGAACTACCAGCTGCGATCGCACAAAATTTCCCAGCCATACCGGAACGACAAGGCATTTTCGGTCATTCGATGGGGGGTCATGGGGCGCTGATTTGCGCTTTGAAAAATCGCGATCGCTACCTGTCCGTTTCCGCCTTCGCCCCCATCAGCGCACCCATGCGCTGTCCTTGGGGACAAAAAGCCTTCTCTCACTACTTGGGAACTGACATGGAAACTTGGCGTGCCTACGATGCTAGCGAATTGGTACTCACGACTAAGTGCGATCGTCCCATTCTCATCGATCAAGGCACTGCCGATGTCTTTCTCGCGAAGCAACAATTGCTACCAGAAGTGTTTGAACAAGCTTGTGCCAAAGCTGGAGTGCCGCTGATGTTAAGGATGCAAGAAGGTTACGATCACAGCTATTACTTTATCGCGACTTTTATGGAAGATCACATCCGCCATCACGCTGCTGTTTTGTGTCAGTAA